CAGCAGGCACAAATTGGCGATGTACTCGGCGCGAAATACCCTAGCATTACGCGAAGGAACCAACATCGAATGCATACCGAGTTCTTCGGCAACCAGATCCTGTACCGTTCTACCCGGTTCTCCTGTCGCATGAAAGGCTCCCACTGCACCGCCCATCATGACAGTAAACACACGTTTTTCGGCTTCCTGCATACGTTCGACCGCCGCCAGCAGTTCATAGATCCACACCGAAACCTTATAGCCGTAGGTAATGGGTAGTGCGTGTTTACCGTGCGTCCGCCCCGCCATTAGCGTGTCTTTATGCTCTTTCGCCAGCTGAGCGAGATTGACTAGCGTGTCATCCACGAATTTCATCAGCTTTTGGTGGAATTTTTTCACGATCAACAGATGAGCCGTCTGTTGAATGTTCTGGGTGGTCACACCGTAATGCACATACTTACCGCTTTGTGCATCACAGGCTTTCACCAACACTTTGATAACCGGTACAAAACCGTGGCCAATCTGGCGCAGTAGCCGGTCAACTTCGGCAAGATCAATGCGCTCAAGCCGGCAGTTAGCCGCGATATTTTCCGCCGCTGCCGTTGGGATCATACCGACCTTGGCTTGCGCCATCGCCAGAGCGCCTTCGACATCAAGCCATGACTGTACTCTGGCCTCATGAGTGAAGAGGTCTTTCATTCCTTGATGGTCGATAGTCTTACTTTTTGAATCATAGAGTGCGCGCATGCTGTTCCCTCTTAACGTTGCGTAATGCCAGCAAGTTGATCGTCTACCGCATTGCGGACAAACTCGACGTGCGGTCCAAATACGACGTGAATATGATTGCTGGATGGAATAAACGTCCCCAGTGACCCAGACTCTTTCAATAACTCCATGTTCACCAGTTTCTGATCACCGAGATCAATACGCAGCCGTGACACACAGTTTTCCACCCGTTTG
The window above is part of the Yersinia massiliensis genome. Proteins encoded here:
- a CDS encoding class-II fumarase/aspartase family protein encodes the protein MRALYDSKSKTIDHQGMKDLFTHEARVQSWLDVEGALAMAQAKVGMIPTAAAENIAANCRLERIDLAEVDRLLRQIGHGFVPVIKVLVKACDAQSGKYVHYGVTTQNIQQTAHLLIVKKFHQKLMKFVDDTLVNLAQLAKEHKDTLMAGRTHGKHALPITYGYKVSVWIYELLAAVERMQEAEKRVFTVMMGGAVGAFHATGEPGRTVQDLVAEELGMHSMLVPSRNARVFRAEYIANLCLLATTLHKIAEEVYQTSSEEFGEVSEAFAKGTVGSSTMPQKVNPKLAKGIIANAQKLYSVLTATLYVCPRPFEADSSAYFIFDASLQESIELMAEIILRAEELTRTLVINPERMHDNVMLTHGLINSEKIMMKLIDKLGKDPAHELVYSMAMRSTHEHLEYSEVLSNDPMMADNFTADEIAELLDPRTYTGLCAVIADELADRVLRGRNE